The Thiomicrorhabdus aquaedulcis sequence CAAGGCCAATTTATTTACGCCTTTTTTAACTGGCAAGGCCTGGCTTTGGTGTTGGGCGGTACACTGGCGGCTATTTTTATAAACTACCCCATGCGCCAAGTGGGGTGTGTGTTTAGCGGTTTTATTAAGGTGTTTGCCAGCGAACCGGCACGCAGTGATGACGTCATTGAAGAAATTGTGCACTTAAGCCACATTAGCAAACAAAAAGGCCTGTTGGCCATCGAACATCAAATTGATTCTATCCAAGACCGTTTTTTACGGTTTTCGCTCACCGAAATGCTCATTTACAACGACGCCGAAATGCTCAAGCAGAGTTTAGAAAATCGCCTAATAAACATGCGCTTACGTCATTTGGGTTGCCAAGAAGTGTATGGCAATATGGCCAGTTACGCCCCTGCATTTGGCATGATGGGTACGGTCATGGGGCTTATTATTATGATGACCACGCAGGTGGGTGGCGGTGACGCTTCGCCCTACGGTACGGCGCAAAGTAACGACATGCTGGGCAGTTTATTAAACGGCATGGGGTTAGCGTTGGTGACCACGTTTTATGGCGTGTTGTTTTCAAATCTGGTTTTTTTGCCCATTGCCGGCAAACTCAAAGTGTTGTCTGACGCCGAAGTGTTGCGTAACGAGATTATTATTCACGGGGTGATGGGGCTTAAAAAGACCGAATCACCGTTGCTGATTAAAGAGCAATTATTGGCCTTTGTAAACGAAAAAACCAAGCTCCGATTGGAATCGCTAAGATAGTTAATCTTGGATAGTTTAATTTTGAATAGTTTAAAAGAGGAGTTTGTTATGTCACTGCTCTTACTGGCGCGGCTAACGCAAAAAAAGACCGCGGTAAACTCACCAGGCCTGGTCAATAATCCAACCGACAACGCCGCCGAGCTGCAACGCATTAAACGTGAACGTCTGTGGCTGTTTACCTACATTGCGCTGTTTACCTCGTTGCTGGCGTTTTTTATTTTGATTATTTCCCTGATTGAGCTTGAAGGCTCTACCCCCAAACGCAACTACCAAAAATTGGTCAATATTTTGCATCAAGAATCGCTCCGCTATCAACAACAAGAGGGTCTGGGTTGGTTAAACATCGAAAACACCTTAACCAGCGGAATTCGTTATACCTTGCCCGCCAATCTCATTGTCAATACGCTGTTATTTGACTCGGCCAGCGCCCAAATTAATCCCAGGTATACTCCCTACATTCGCAGTTTAAGCGACTTGTTGAGCGCCATGCAATTAGAGCAGTTTTCAACGCAGCATCAAAAACTCATTAAAGGCATTGAAGCGGCTGGCTACCAATTTAAAATTTTTATTCGCATCGAAGGGCACACCGACTCCAATCCCTTAGCGCCCACGGCACGCTTTAAAATAACGTCGAGCTAAGCACCTTTAGAGCCTACGCCATGATGGATTTACTGGCTACTTACACCGGGTTGCCCAAAACCTACTTTGCCATTGCCGGCTACGGCAGTTTTAGGCCCATTATGGCCGACCCCACCGACGGCTTAAACCGTCGGGTAGAAGTGTATTTATTGCCGCAATTGGTGTTAAAAGACCCCATGCCCGCTCCCGGTCAAGTGTTGCGTGAACCGGACACCGCACAGAGTTTTTTGCCATGAGGGTTGCACGATGAAGGTTTTGCCATGAGTTTAACAATGGAACGCGCAAAATCGTCGTGGTTGCTGTCGTTTGGCGATGTGGTGACCTTGCTGATTACCTTTTTTATTATGATGATTGCGCTTAATAAAGGCGAAATCTCAAAGTTACAGCGCTGGGTAGACGACCAAGTCACCGCATCGTATGAGCACGTGCAAGCCCAAATGGCGCAAACGCCATTGCAAATGGTGCAGGTGTACCGCAATGCGCGGGGGATTGTGCTGGTGATTAATCAGCCCGATGCCTTTATTTCCGGCGGGTTTGAACCATCGGCCGCCCTGCAAAGTGAACTCATGGCACTGGGGCAAGTATTGCCCACCATTCCGCTGTTTGCGCTTAACAGCCAAGCGCAAAGCCGCGAGGTGATTGAGCACGCAAAAAGCGATGGTTTGGTGATGCGTATTGAGGTCAATGTCGAAGGTCACACCGACAACGACGCGATTGATCCACGTTCGAGCCTTAGAAATAACTGGTTTTTAAGCACCCTGCGGGCGCAAAGCGTTATGCAAACGCTGCACAGCGCCAGCGGCTTGCCGTCGCAACTGTTTTCGGTGGCCGGGTATGGCGAACATCAACCCATCGACAGCAATCAAACCGTGCAAGGCAAAGCCAATAATAGACGAGTAGAAGTGTTAATTACCGCCAGTTTTCAAAAACAAGATGCGCCTTAGAGCGTTGCTTGGTGTTTAGGGGGGGCTGTCTAAGGTAAGCGCCAATCAATCGGTGTTTGCCCATGCGCCAGTAAAGCAGCGTTAACAGCCGAAAAAGGTTTGCTCCCAAAAAAACCACGATACGCCGACAGGGGCGAAGGGTGAGGGCTCATAATCATCGTGTGTTTGGCTTCGTCAATTAACGCCGCCTTTTTTTGTGCGTAGGCACCCCACAACACAAACACGCAATGTGGGCTGTGCTGGTTTACCGCGCTCATCACCGCATCGGTAAACGCTTCCCAACCTTGATTTTGATGCGAGTTGGTTCGTCCCGCCTCAACGGTTAAGACGGCATTAATCAATAATACCCCTTGTTGCGCCCAAGGTTGCAAACAGCCGTTATGACGATTATCAACGCCTAAATCACCCAACAATTCTTTATTAATATTAACCAGCGACTTTGGCAAAGGTTTAACCCTTGGCTGTACCGAAAAACACAAACCGTGCGCGTGGCCGGGCGTGGGGTAAGGGTCTTGCCCCAAAATAACCACCTTGACTTGGTTAAGCGGTGTGGTGTTTAGGGCATTAAACCAGTGTTCAGCGGGGGGCAGAATGGTCTTGCCTGATTGCTGTTGAGCGTGTAAAAACGCCACTAATTGTGTCCAATAAGCTTGGTTAAATTCGGCTGACAGTGCGTTTAACCAACTGGCCTCTAACGGCGGTGTTTTACGCCATAACTTAGGTTGCAGAGTTGGCGCTGCTTGTGTTGGCTGGACATTGTTTTCAAACTCTAAAGTTTGTTGTGGGTGTAAGGTCATTTTGGGTAATTCGGTTCTAAAAACATCGTTGGAGTGCACTTTAATGGTTTATGGTGGCTTTTACCAGGCCTGGTCAAGGCGCGCATTCGAGCGTTCAATGTGCTATGATTTTGCGTCATTACAATCGCCACATTTTATCACTAGGAGTCTTCACGGTGAGTGAAAACTACAATGCCCAAGAAATAGAAGTGTTAACGGGATTAGACCCCGTTCGTAAGCGCCCTGGTATGTACACCGACACCACGCGCCCTAATCATTTGGCGCAAGAAGTCATCGACAACAGCGTAGACGAAGCCATAGCCGGTCACGCCAACGAAATTACCGTTACCCATTACGCCGATGGATCGATGAGTGTGCTGGACAATGGCCGCGGTATGCCGGTAGACATTCACCCCGAAGAAGGCGTGTCGGGGGTTGAGGTAATTATGACGCGCCTGCACGCCGGTGGTAAGTTTTCTAATAAAGCCTATCAGTTTTCGGGTGGGCTGCACGGCGTGGGTATTTCGGTGGTTAATGCCCTGTCCAAACGGGTTGAAGTGCAAATTAAACGCCAAGGGCAAGTGCATTGCATCGCGTTTGCAAATGGCGAGGTGGTTGAGCCCTTAACCATAACCGGTAAAGTAGGCAAAAAAAATACCGGCACGTTTGTGCGCTTTTGGCCTGACGCGGCATTTTTTGATACTCCCAAATACGCGCTGGGCAAACTTAAGCATTTATTACGCGCCAAAGCAGTGTTAAGCCCAGGTTTAAGCGTCACGTTTATTGACGAGGTTAGTCAAGAAACCACGCAATGGTTTTACGAAAACGGCTTGCAAGACTATTTAAACGATGCCCTTAACGGGTTAGAACGTGTTCCTGCAGACGGCTTTATGGGTGAAAGTCATGCACCCAATGAAGGCGTGGCCTGGGCGATTACTTGGTTGGTTGAACCCAGTGAAACCTTAATGGAAAGTTACGTTAATTTAATACCTACGCCACAAGGCGGCACGCACGTCAATGGCTTGCGCGCCGGGGCGACCGACGCGATTAGAGAGTTTTGCGAGTTTAGAAATTTGATTCCGCGCGGGGTAAAAATCACCCCCGAAGACGCCTGGCAAAACGTCGCTTTTGTGCTGTCGGCCAAAGTGCGCGAGCCGCAATTTGTGGGGCAAACCAAAGAGCGTTTGTCGTCGCGTGAATGTGTGCCGTTTATTTCGGGCGTGGTTAAAGACGCGCTGAGTTTGTGGTTAAACCAACACACCGACGTGGCCGAAAAAATTGCCGATTTGGTGATTCAAAACGCCACCAATCGTTCGCGTAAATCTAAAAAAGTCACGCGTAAAAAAATCACCTCGGGTCCAGCGTTGCCCGGTAAATTAGCCGACTGCACCGAAAACGATTTAACCCGCACCGAGCTGTTTTTGGTTGAGGGCGATTCGGCGGGT is a genomic window containing:
- a CDS encoding motility protein A encodes the protein MSKLATVLGVMIGLIILILSMIDYQQGQFIYAFFNWQGLALVLGGTLAAIFINYPMRQVGCVFSGFIKVFASEPARSDDVIEEIVHLSHISKQKGLLAIEHQIDSIQDRFLRFSLTEMLIYNDAEMLKQSLENRLINMRLRHLGCQEVYGNMASYAPAFGMMGTVMGLIIMMTTQVGGGDASPYGTAQSNDMLGSLLNGMGLALVTTFYGVLFSNLVFLPIAGKLKVLSDAEVLRNEIIIHGVMGLKKTESPLLIKEQLLAFVNEKTKLRLESLR
- a CDS encoding cell envelope biogenesis protein OmpA; translated protein: MSLLLLARLTQKKTAVNSPGLVNNPTDNAAELQRIKRERLWLFTYIALFTSLLAFFILIISLIELEGSTPKRNYQKLVNILHQESLRYQQQEGLGWLNIENTLTSGIRYTLPANLIVNTLLFDSASAQINPRYTPYIRSLSDLLSAMQLEQFSTQHQKLIKGIEAAGYQFKIFIRIEGHTDSNPLAPTARFKITSS
- a CDS encoding OmpA/MotB family protein, encoding MSLTMERAKSSWLLSFGDVVTLLITFFIMMIALNKGEISKLQRWVDDQVTASYEHVQAQMAQTPLQMVQVYRNARGIVLVINQPDAFISGGFEPSAALQSELMALGQVLPTIPLFALNSQAQSREVIEHAKSDGLVMRIEVNVEGHTDNDAIDPRSSLRNNWFLSTLRAQSVMQTLHSASGLPSQLFSVAGYGEHQPIDSNQTVQGKANNRRVEVLITASFQKQDAP
- the ung gene encoding uracil-DNA glycosylase, translated to MHSNDVFRTELPKMTLHPQQTLEFENNVQPTQAAPTLQPKLWRKTPPLEASWLNALSAEFNQAYWTQLVAFLHAQQQSGKTILPPAEHWFNALNTTPLNQVKVVILGQDPYPTPGHAHGLCFSVQPRVKPLPKSLVNINKELLGDLGVDNRHNGCLQPWAQQGVLLINAVLTVEAGRTNSHQNQGWEAFTDAVMSAVNQHSPHCVFVLWGAYAQKKAALIDEAKHTMIMSPHPSPLSAYRGFFGSKPFSAVNAALLAHGQTPIDWRLP
- the parE gene encoding DNA topoisomerase IV subunit B, which encodes MSENYNAQEIEVLTGLDPVRKRPGMYTDTTRPNHLAQEVIDNSVDEAIAGHANEITVTHYADGSMSVLDNGRGMPVDIHPEEGVSGVEVIMTRLHAGGKFSNKAYQFSGGLHGVGISVVNALSKRVEVQIKRQGQVHCIAFANGEVVEPLTITGKVGKKNTGTFVRFWPDAAFFDTPKYALGKLKHLLRAKAVLSPGLSVTFIDEVSQETTQWFYENGLQDYLNDALNGLERVPADGFMGESHAPNEGVAWAITWLVEPSETLMESYVNLIPTPQGGTHVNGLRAGATDAIREFCEFRNLIPRGVKITPEDAWQNVAFVLSAKVREPQFVGQTKERLSSRECVPFISGVVKDALSLWLNQHTDVAEKIADLVIQNATNRSRKSKKVTRKKITSGPALPGKLADCTENDLTRTELFLVEGDSAGGSAKQARDKNFQAIMPLRGKILNTWEVESIDVLASQEIHDISVAIGVDPGSDDLSGLRYGKICILADADSDGLHIATLICALFVKHFSKLVEMGHICVAMPPLYRIDVGKRVFYALDEAERQGILDRIMAEKMPGKVGVTRFKGLGEMNPSQLRETTMLPETRRLVRLQLGLHENEIMDMLLAKKRAPDRKIWLEDKGDLADV